One Pullulanibacillus sp. KACC 23026 DNA segment encodes these proteins:
- a CDS encoding GerAB/ArcD/ProY family transporter, giving the protein MDPKAEKYPVQAMLTPFQVIQLTCGSFLPLLFWVFPRIMVNASQLDAQWSVGLLVAAGFVIAWVQGRLNHRFPEDTGIDYLAIVFGKWIGKGIGVLYVLVYIFFVAVGIRMFVFLVGALYMPNTPPFVLIILFLAVSVYGARLGVQTLARISAIFNPPVTLGLLLTFLTALFEYTPFGLFHHIDNWFNVFNGAYETMPMLFGFNFFQMLSPYYKKTKRSFWYPVISMVMNGLLIMVGLLTIVTMLGWELVQRIQWSFPFLFREIYLEGFIIERVGVSMIIISVVFNVVFTSNHLWGLATSWARLFNLPRDHFRLFVLPTAVIIGLIAWAFNLERTMEEVVTVYLAPVSWVTLLGIPICTLMLAVIRKKGQPGPPKESQQAADKNKNGQTVSS; this is encoded by the coding sequence ATGGACCCAAAAGCAGAAAAATACCCGGTTCAAGCTATGCTGACTCCTTTTCAAGTGATTCAACTGACATGCGGTTCTTTCTTGCCCTTGTTATTTTGGGTATTCCCGAGGATTATGGTTAATGCGAGTCAGTTAGATGCTCAATGGTCAGTGGGGCTGTTGGTGGCGGCAGGCTTTGTGATTGCATGGGTTCAAGGACGTCTTAATCATCGTTTTCCAGAGGATACCGGGATTGACTACCTGGCGATTGTATTTGGAAAGTGGATTGGAAAAGGAATTGGGGTCCTGTATGTCCTAGTTTACATCTTTTTTGTGGCGGTAGGGATTCGGATGTTTGTGTTTTTGGTAGGGGCCCTTTACATGCCGAATACGCCGCCATTTGTGCTCATTATTCTATTTTTGGCTGTTTCGGTATATGGAGCGCGATTAGGAGTTCAAACGCTTGCTCGGATCAGTGCGATTTTTAATCCGCCGGTTACGCTAGGTCTGCTGCTGACCTTTTTAACCGCTTTATTCGAATATACCCCTTTTGGTCTTTTTCACCATATTGATAACTGGTTTAATGTCTTTAATGGCGCGTATGAAACGATGCCGATGCTGTTTGGGTTTAATTTTTTTCAAATGCTGAGTCCCTATTATAAAAAAACGAAACGATCCTTTTGGTACCCGGTGATTTCAATGGTTATGAACGGCTTGCTTATTATGGTGGGACTCCTCACCATTGTAACGATGTTAGGTTGGGAACTGGTCCAGCGCATTCAGTGGAGTTTCCCATTTCTTTTCAGGGAGATCTATCTTGAAGGATTTATTATTGAGCGGGTGGGGGTCAGTATGATCATCATTTCCGTCGTGTTTAATGTCGTATTTACCTCTAATCATCTGTGGGGATTGGCCACGAGCTGGGCGCGGTTATTTAATCTGCCTCGCGATCACTTTCGTTTATTTGTATTGCCAACAGCGGTGATCATCGGACTCATCGCCTGGGCTTTTAATTTGGAGCGGACGATGGAAGAGGTTGTAACGGTTTATTTAGCGCCGGTTTCTTGGGTCACGTTATTAGGCATTCCAATTTGCACGCTCATGCTCGCGGTGATTCGAAAGAAAGGACAACCAGGCCCGCCAAAAGAGAGCCAACAAGCCGCTGACAAAAATAAGAACGGACAAACGGTTTCGAGCTAA
- a CDS encoding thioredoxin family protein translates to MQVIDKKETFEELINGDKVIVKFEADWCPDCKRLNMFIGEIMEDFSSVGWYEINRDQFPEIADKYQVMGIPSLLIFEKGEKLAHLHSANAKTPEEVREFLENNL, encoded by the coding sequence ATGCAAGTAATTGATAAAAAAGAAACTTTTGAAGAGCTTATTAACGGTGATAAAGTTATCGTTAAATTTGAAGCAGATTGGTGTCCAGACTGCAAACGACTAAATATGTTCATTGGTGAGATTATGGAGGATTTCAGTTCGGTTGGCTGGTATGAAATTAACCGCGATCAATTCCCAGAAATCGCTGACAAGTATCAGGTGATGGGAATTCCTAGCCTCCTTATTTTTGAAAAAGGCGAGAAATTAGCCCACCTCCATAGCGCTAATGCTAAAACACCCGAAGAAGTTCGTGAATTTCTAGAGAATAACCTCTAA
- a CDS encoding S1-like domain-containing RNA-binding protein: MSFQAGQQLKLQVKREAPFGYFLSDGKEEVLLHKNELTEDVSLEQMIDVFLYSDHQGRLAATMATPIITVGTYDWVKVVDVHHKYGVFVSIGIAKDLLVSRDDLPYSYEEWPKPGDTLYCTLKVDKKGRLFAEMATFEVIEDLSKRATEADFNKDIEGTIYKLVEEGAHIYTDEGFIGFNHESERRGVLRLGERVSGRIIAVKEDGRVNLSLLKRSHEALDEDAEAILSYLEGRGGGMPYWDKTPADLIEARFNLSKSAFKRALGRLMKQGKVYQEEGWTYTMDKKDKQ, encoded by the coding sequence ATGAGTTTTCAAGCGGGGCAGCAGCTCAAGCTTCAAGTGAAGCGGGAAGCACCGTTCGGTTATTTTTTGAGCGATGGTAAAGAGGAAGTACTATTACATAAAAATGAGCTGACGGAGGATGTTTCTCTCGAACAGATGATCGATGTGTTTCTTTATTCCGATCATCAGGGCAGGCTTGCAGCAACCATGGCAACACCGATTATTACAGTAGGGACGTATGACTGGGTTAAAGTGGTTGATGTACACCATAAATATGGAGTGTTTGTCTCAATCGGTATCGCGAAAGATCTGTTAGTATCACGTGATGATCTGCCTTATTCTTATGAAGAATGGCCGAAGCCCGGAGATACGCTCTACTGTACATTAAAAGTTGATAAGAAAGGACGTTTATTTGCCGAGATGGCTACCTTTGAAGTCATTGAGGATCTCTCAAAGCGAGCCACAGAAGCCGATTTTAACAAGGATATTGAAGGAACCATCTATAAACTTGTAGAAGAAGGCGCACATATTTATACAGATGAAGGGTTTATCGGATTTAATCATGAATCGGAACGTCGAGGAGTATTGCGCTTAGGGGAAAGAGTGAGCGGCCGGATTATTGCTGTTAAAGAGGATGGCCGCGTTAATCTCTCTCTGCTCAAGCGGTCTCACGAAGCATTGGATGAGGATGCTGAAGCGATTCTTTCTTACCTGGAGGGAAGAGGCGGCGGGATGCCTTATTGGGATAAGACCCCTGCGGATTTAATCGAAGCCCGCTTTAACCTGAGCAAATCTGCTTTCAAACGCGCACTCGGTCGATTGATGAAACAAGGCAAAGTTTATCAAGAAGAAGGCTGGACCTATACGATGGACAAAAAGGATAAACAATAA
- a CDS encoding mechanosensitive ion channel domain-containing protein has translation MKLWSAWGQLLHWPYWGVTGASVLLLMGILLKVSHLNTFLLMVKAPYKKYARLFFRNLKLPLQWILILSSFLLLLYHGHFIQIHSPFLLHLLQTVLILLIVWSIWRQTTNTKEWIILYSEEFNHSFHKIAVPIIRRGARLVIFSIVLVVFSYVWGFSAQNLLTGMGVIGVIVSISFQDIIKNSFSAFMLLVNKVFDIGDSIQIDQTSGTVEAISLRFTTIRTREHGVVTIPNNRMADSDLINWSKRDRQLVQLDFSLGGKPSLETLYKCIQLTKTKLALKNTIYPESLRCQFDTSGGTNITLSFLFDVRTTDDQDMQAIKLDCYQDITALLNQNKLLSTDS, from the coding sequence ATGAAATTGTGGTCAGCCTGGGGACAGCTGCTTCACTGGCCATATTGGGGAGTAACAGGTGCCAGTGTTCTTCTCTTAATGGGTATTTTATTAAAAGTTTCGCATCTCAACACTTTCCTTTTAATGGTTAAGGCACCGTATAAAAAATACGCTAGGTTATTCTTCCGTAACCTCAAGCTCCCCTTGCAATGGATTTTAATTCTCTCCAGTTTTCTTTTGCTGCTCTATCATGGACACTTTATCCAAATCCATTCCCCTTTTCTTCTCCACTTATTGCAAACCGTCTTAATTCTGCTTATTGTATGGAGCATTTGGCGCCAAACCACGAATACAAAAGAATGGATCATCCTCTATAGCGAAGAATTTAATCATTCCTTTCACAAAATCGCCGTTCCCATTATTCGAAGAGGGGCACGCCTAGTTATTTTTTCGATTGTTTTGGTTGTCTTCTCTTATGTATGGGGCTTTAGTGCACAGAACCTTCTCACAGGAATGGGTGTTATTGGAGTGATTGTCTCCATCAGTTTTCAAGATATTATTAAAAACTCATTTAGTGCCTTTATGCTGTTAGTTAATAAAGTCTTTGATATCGGGGATTCGATTCAGATTGACCAAACAAGCGGCACTGTGGAGGCGATCTCTCTGCGCTTTACCACCATTCGCACCCGCGAGCACGGGGTCGTAACCATCCCCAACAATCGGATGGCAGACTCAGATTTAATCAATTGGTCCAAACGCGACCGGCAGTTGGTTCAACTCGATTTTTCTCTTGGCGGGAAGCCTTCCTTAGAAACGTTATATAAATGTATCCAGCTTACTAAAACTAAATTAGCACTTAAGAACACGATTTACCCCGAAAGCCTTCGCTGCCAGTTCGACACTTCAGGAGGGACCAACATCACCCTTTCCTTTCTATTCGATGTTCGAACAACGGATGATCAAGACATGCAAGCCATTAAATTAGATTGTTATCAAGACATTACCGCCTTATTAAATCAAAATAAGCTGTTATCAACCGACTCCTAA
- a CDS encoding Ger(x)C family spore germination protein, with translation MTKRKLVLQLCTCILLVLVLSGCWDYRRLDQTATVIGFAIDPDDGHSFQITFQIPSMPGVLSGGTSDPSSESTEPPTTINIKVKSDTMGSAIAKAQEHLDRTLFFGNLQSIVLNEELTSDQTKEILTEVFRNSRIPNTASLFITPDSAEGILTSPEITDEPVSIFLRSRVRDVKTSGFERPIPLWVFFRDVYGYGISEVLPLVNLDQSKKLIFSGISVFNKYTWKGDLIEDEARGYSWGVSKVQKMQMVVQDSDHPTGVEVVRNHAHLSYRKINGRYQLYMVIKAEGNIVQNPTEGDQVITPQVLNRIQEETQKRIKEEVFSTFKKVQGWKVDPYGFGRLVMLHDSQLFRNDQLFTRWDDVFSDSDLHVTVNFKITGKGELT, from the coding sequence ATGACTAAGCGAAAACTTGTTTTACAATTATGTACTTGTATTTTGTTAGTTCTGGTCTTATCAGGGTGTTGGGATTATCGCCGCTTGGATCAAACAGCAACTGTTATTGGCTTTGCCATTGATCCGGATGATGGTCATTCGTTTCAAATTACTTTTCAAATTCCAAGTATGCCAGGCGTGCTGAGCGGCGGAACATCAGATCCTTCAAGTGAGAGTACCGAACCGCCTACTACAATAAATATTAAGGTCAAAAGTGACACAATGGGGTCGGCCATTGCCAAGGCACAAGAACATTTGGATCGAACCTTATTCTTTGGAAATCTGCAATCGATCGTCTTGAATGAAGAGCTTACATCGGATCAAACGAAAGAAATTTTAACCGAAGTGTTCCGGAACAGTCGAATCCCTAATACGGCTAGTTTATTTATCACACCGGATTCTGCTGAGGGAATCTTGACCTCACCTGAAATAACAGATGAACCCGTTTCGATTTTTTTAAGGAGCCGGGTACGAGATGTTAAAACAAGCGGCTTTGAGCGTCCGATCCCTTTATGGGTCTTTTTCCGAGATGTTTACGGCTACGGCATTTCCGAGGTGCTTCCGCTTGTGAACTTGGATCAGAGCAAGAAGTTAATCTTTAGCGGAATCTCGGTTTTTAATAAATACACTTGGAAAGGTGACCTTATTGAAGATGAGGCGAGAGGATATAGTTGGGGCGTTTCAAAGGTTCAGAAAATGCAAATGGTTGTTCAGGATTCCGATCATCCAACAGGAGTTGAAGTGGTCCGCAATCATGCGCATTTGTCTTATCGGAAAATAAATGGCCGCTATCAGCTTTATATGGTGATCAAGGCGGAAGGGAATATTGTTCAGAATCCAACAGAGGGAGATCAGGTTATTACTCCTCAAGTTCTAAACCGAATACAGGAAGAAACTCAAAAAAGGATTAAGGAAGAAGTGTTTTCTACTTTTAAAAAGGTTCAAGGATGGAAGGTGGACCCTTATGGATTTGGACGCCTAGTAATGCTTCATGATTCACAACTATTTAGAAATGACCAACTGTTTACAAGGTGGGATGATGTCTTTTCGGATAGTGACCTGCATGTGACAGTTAATTTTAAAATCACTGGGAAGGGAGAATTAACCTAA